A stretch of DNA from bacterium HR17:
GTGGTCTCCTTGCATGCTTATCCTGTCTTTATCATCAAAGAAATGGACGAAAAATTGTGTAAGCATCTTGAAGGGGACCTTCCGCTTCCCGCATTGAACCTCACTTTGAAAGCACTGCGACACTGACGCAAAAGTTCCAACCCCAGCAGATGCCCAAGGTGCAAGGTAAAGGAAGATGCCGAGAATTTGCAGGTTGCCGGATTTTGCTGACTTGACAATGTTGTCGGAAAGTGAGAAATCCCATTTACCTTGTTCAGGTTAGATATGTGCCCAAATGCTTAACTTGCCCACATTTACAGCACCCTACCCCTTGCACGTTCAAAACTCCCCGCACAATTTGTGGCATGGAACCTCTACAGGCGAGTGAGTGGCAACGATTTTTCTTGTGCAAGGAGAAAGAATTAGTTCTGGGGTGGCATGCTCCTGCATGACCAAGAGATTTTCGGCTCACTTGTAAGTTCGCCCTCCCGTAACGAAAAACCCTTCGGCTCACAAGGATATTTGCCCTCCAAGAAAATCTTCAAGCGGCTTAAAAGGGCGACCTTATTTCACCTGCACGACCAATTGCCCGCCTTTCATGACCCAGCGCAATTTCGCCAACGCCGTGATGTCTTTGGTCGGGTCGCCTTCAACAGCGATCAAGTCCGCCGATTTCCCTTCGGCGATGATGCCGGCATCAATGCCCAGCCAGTGGGCACATCGGGAGGTAGCTGCCTTCAGCGCTTCCACATTTGGCAAACCCGCTTGAACGAGCAAGCGCAACTCGCGATGGACAGCGGGACCGTGAAAGGTTCCTTGATTGCCTGCGTCCGTCCCGCAAACGATTGGAACGCCAAGACGAAAAGCGCGGCGGACATTTTCCATGTTAGTCTTCAAGCGTTCATCCCATCGGCTGAATTGCATGCCTCGCCGCCACATCGCAACCCACCCCCCTTTGCTCAAACTTTCGCGCACTTCCTTTGGCACAACTTCACGAACGAACGGCTCATCATCCAGCGATTCGCCTGCGCCCGCTTTTCGCATCCCTTCAGCGACCGAAAGGGTCGGGACAAAGATGACTTTGCGCTTTGCCATCGCTTGAAGCGTCGCATCGTCAATGGCATTGGCAAAAGAACCATGCTCAATCCCGTCAGCACCCAGTTCAACAGCAGTTCGGACATCTTCGGCGGTGTCGGTGTGGACAGTGACTTTCAAGCCAAGTTGATGGGCTTTTTCAACCAGTGCTGCCAAAACTTCCCGCTTCATGCGCGGGTAAGTGAACCAACCGATGCCTCTGCCGTAAATCGCTTTGATGTTGTCAACGCGTTTTGCCAAATCGTTAAGTTCGGCAGATACTTCCTTTGGTGTATCCACTTGCCGCACAAACGGACGGATGTCGGGTGCCCAGAAAAACAACTCCGTCGGGTGACCGTTGGGAGCAGTGAAGGCAGGACCGACGACGACCAACCGGGGTGCTGTCAGCAACCCCTGCTTTTCTCTGTCGCGCAATCTCACCACAAGGTCAGTATGGTCGCAGCAACTTTTAATCATCGTCACACCGCACCGTAAATAGCCGAGCAAGCGTCGTTCCATCGCTTCCCTCTCATCTTCATTTCCAATGGCAGCGAAAGCGAAACCTCCGTCGCTTCCCAAATGGACATGGGCGTCACCCAAGCCGGGCAAAACGGTTAAATGCTTGGCGTCCACGACGCGAGCGAAGCGCGACGCCGAAACGAAACCGTTGTGCATCTTAACAACGCGCCCGTTATGGATGACGACGGTGACTTGCTCACGCAATCGGTCACTTAAGCCATCCCACATGCGTCCCGCATAGATGACGACAATGCCGCGAGGTTTGAACAAAAATGCCAGCGTCGTGTCCGTTAATTTGGGAAATGCCAGCACAAGGAGCGTAGCGGCGATGACCTTTAACCGTGCGGGTGTCGGCAATTTTTCTTCGGGTTCCCATCGGAAGAGGGCATGGGCGAACCAAAACCCGACGGCAGCGGTGACGAGCAAAGCAACGGTCGGCGAAACGAGGGCATCCCAGCCTTTGCCGACGACGATGGCTTTGCAAGCCCGAAAAACATGGGTCAAAGGCAAAAACTCGCCGACCTGCTGCCACGAAGGAGGAATGAGGAAATCAGGGACTGTCGCACCGCTCAAAAATATCATCGGCATGAAGATGAGTTGGGCGATGGACGGGGCGACTTTGGTGTTGTCGGCGACCGCCGCCACGATCAATCCCAACGCCAGCATTGCCATCGCCCCTGAAAGCACTACGACCGCCAATTTGCTCCAGTCCAATGTTAAGGGCACTTTCAGCAACACTGCCATGAAAGCGATAACGAGCGCCGTCGCCAAAACAATGAGAAGCAGTTGGGCGAAAGTGACGGAAAGGAGCAAAGTGGTCAGAGGTAAGGGCGTCACGCGGTAGCGCCGCAAGATATGCTGCTCCCGCATCGTCACCAGCGGTAAAGCGGTGCCGAATATTCCGTTAGATGCCAGCGTGATAGCGACGATCTGCATGATGACCGTCCAGCGCTCTTGCGCCGTCCCTCGCCCAAAGACGGCGGAGAAGATTACGGCGAAGCCGAGGGGGAAGCCGAAGTTCCAAAAGAGAGCCTGCCGGTCTCGGAAGTTCATCGCTAGGTTGACCTGCGTGTTGCACCAGAAAGCGTGCAACTCAACCATCTCCCTTAAGGGGACGACGCACCCATCAACCCCATCAAGGTTCAGCGAGAGCCCTGCCTTCCTACCGAGATCGCTCATTCAATGCTATGCCCGGTCAAACGAACGAAGACGTCTTCCAGCGTCGGTCGAGCGATGGAAAGGTGCAGCAGCGTCGTTTGCTGCTGCCTTAGCAATTCCAGCAAGGCGGGCAAGGTGCGGGTCAAATCGGTCGTCCACAAACGGGTGACGCTTTGCCCGTTTTCGTTCATTTCGCCACCGGCGTTTGTGACGGCAGGGAGTCGTCTAAGCAAATCTACCATCAACGGTCGGTCAGTGACGATTTCCACTCGTGACGCTTCACCGCTTTGGGCAGTCAGGTTCTGCGGCGTGTCCAAAGCGATGAGTTCGCCCCTGTCCAAGATCGCCACGCGGTCACATAGCCGCTCCGCTTCTTCAATGTAGTGGGTCGTCAAGAGCACCGTTTTTCCGTCGCCTTTGAGTTTCAGGATGAGTTCATGAAGCCCGCGCCTTGCATGGGCATCTAAACCTGCTGTCGGTTCGTCCAAGATGACCAATTTGGGGTCGTTGACCAACGCCAGCGCTAACGCCAAGCGTTGTTTCTGTCCGCCCGAAAGCGTATCGTAAAGGCGGTTCGCCCATTCATCTAAACCTGCCCATCGCAGCAGTTCGCTAACAGGACGACGGTGTCGGTAAAAACTCCCGAACAACTCCAACGCTTCACGGACGCGAATCTTGGGCGGTAGCGCCGTCGCTTGCAACTGAACGCCCATCAGTTCCTTGACGGTGTTGGGTTCGCGGAGAGGGTCATGCCCAAAGATGCGGATCGTGCCGTCATCGGGGATGCGTAACCCTTCCATGCATTCCACCGTCGTCGTTTTCCCGGCGCCGTTGGGACCGAGCAAGCCGAAGACCTCGCCTTCGGCAACTTCAAAACTGACACCCTTCACCGCGACGACTTGCCCGTAGCGTTTGACCAAACTGTTGACTTGCACTGCGACCATGTCCGTCATCCCCGTCAGGCGATTTGAGGGTTCTTTTTCGCCATTTAGAAGCGCTGCAGGCTGCGCTTCTAACGCTGAGCGCGTAGTGCCACGACGGTCTGACGGCGCGGGCTACTTTAGCGTTGCGCAGCAACCAACTCAGCGGGGCGTTCCTTGATTTCGTCTACACTGCGTTGCACTTCCACGATTTGGAAGGCTTCAATCAAATCACCGTTCTCAAAAGCGGAGAAGTTGTCCACACCGATACCGCATTCCATGCCTTCCAAAATTTCCTCTCGGTCTTCGGTGAAGTGGCGGAGCGAGACGATGCGACCGGTGGCGATGACTTGTCCGCCACGAATGATGCGGCACTGAGCGCCTCTCACGATACGCCCTTTCTGGACGAAACAGCCGGCGACCGTGCCGATACGGGTGCGGAAGGTAGCGCGCACCTCGGCGACACCCAACACTTCCTCACGCCGAATGGGTTCTAACAACCCGACGATGGCGCGCTTGACATCGTCCAGCAACTCGTAGATGATGCGGTAAAGCCGCACATCAACAGGTTCATGCTGCAGCGCCCGCCGCCCAGAAGGGTCAATGCGGACATTGAAGCCCAAGACGACGGCGTTAGATGCCGCCGCCAACATCACATCGTTCTCCGAAACATCGCCGACACCCTTGTGGATGACACGCACCTTCACCTCAGGGTGCTCAATACGGCTGAGGGCGTAAAGGATGGCATCCAACGACCCTTGCACATCGGCTTTGACGATGAGGTTAAGCTCTTTGACTGCACCAGATTGCACTTGAGCGAAAAAGTCTTCCAGCGTCACCCGCCGCGCGGGTTGCAAGATGCGTCGGCGTTGCTCTTCCAATCGCTGCTGAGCAATTTCTTTAGCGATGCGTCCGTCCTCAACGACCTCCAAGCGGTCACCGGCTTGGGGCAACTCTTCCAGCCCCAAGATGCTGACCGGCGTTGACGGACCGGCTTCCTTCAACTCTTCCCCCTTCCAGTTCGTCATCAGACGGATGCGCCCGTAAGTCGCACCAGCGACGACCCAATCACCTTTGTGCAGTGTCCCTTCTTTGACGATGACGGTTGATGTCGGTCCGCGACGCGGATCCATCTTGGCTTCCAAGATATAACCCCATGCGGGCGCTTCGGGATCGGCTTTCAAGTCCAGCAAGTCGGCGAGGAGCAGGATCATTTCCAACAATTCAGGGATACCGTCGCCCCGCAAGGCAGAAATATTGACGCAGACCGTGTCGCCCCCCCATTCCTCGGGAATCAGACCGTGCTCTGCCAACTGGGCTTTAACGCGGTCGGGATTGGCGTCGGGGCGGTCAATTTTATTGATGGCGACGATAATGGGCACACCGGCTGCTTGAGCGTGATGGATGGCTTCCACTGTTTG
This window harbors:
- the infB gene encoding Translation initiation factor IF-2, whose product is MTKVRVYDLARELGVSNKELVDLLRQLGEEVKSHSSTIDEKTAEAVRELVRERQGKTTVAARTVHLPPHPLPVTEVAQRLGTDIGSITRTLMSWGIVVAPHQPLELETVIRLVKEMGYDFVVERETAPPQPTDGQTTAISPPPTVTEPTTPPVEEHPKEPPPSEDAGETVETKEVKPTVDKRLVPRPPVVTVMGHVDHGKTTLLDTIRKTNIAAQEYGQITQHIGAYEVEWQGRRIVFIDTPGHEAFTALRARGAMVTDIVVLVVAADDGVMPQTVEAIHHAQAAGVPIIVAINKIDRPDANPDRVKAQLAEHGLIPEEWGGDTVCVNISALRGDGIPELLEMILLLADLLDLKADPEAPAWGYILEAKMDPRRGPTSTVIVKEGTLHKGDWVVAGATYGRIRLMTNWKGEELKEAGPSTPVSILGLEELPQAGDRLEVVEDGRIAKEIAQQRLEEQRRRILQPARRVTLEDFFAQVQSGAVKELNLIVKADVQGSLDAILYALSRIEHPEVKVRVIHKGVGDVSENDVMLAAASNAVVLGFNVRIDPSGRRALQHEPVDVRLYRIIYELLDDVKRAIVGLLEPIRREEVLGVAEVRATFRTRIGTVAGCFVQKGRIVRGAQCRIIRGGQVIATGRIVSLRHFTEDREEILEGMECGIGVDNFSAFENGDLIEAFQIVEVQRSVDEIKERPAELVAAQR
- the ade gene encoding Adenine deaminase encodes the protein MSDLGRKAGLSLNLDGVDGCVVPLREMVELHAFWCNTQVNLAMNFRDRQALFWNFGFPLGFAVIFSAVFGRGTAQERWTVIMQIVAITLASNGIFGTALPLVTMREQHILRRYRVTPLPLTTLLLSVTFAQLLLIVLATALVIAFMAVLLKVPLTLDWSKLAVVVLSGAMAMLALGLIVAAVADNTKVAPSIAQLIFMPMIFLSGATVPDFLIPPSWQQVGEFLPLTHVFRACKAIVVGKGWDALVSPTVALLVTAAVGFWFAHALFRWEPEEKLPTPARLKVIAATLLVLAFPKLTDTTLAFLFKPRGIVVIYAGRMWDGLSDRLREQVTVVIHNGRVVKMHNGFVSASRFARVVDAKHLTVLPGLGDAHVHLGSDGGFAFAAIGNEDEREAMERRLLGYLRCGVTMIKSCCDHTDLVVRLRDREKQGLLTAPRLVVVGPAFTAPNGHPTELFFWAPDIRPFVRQVDTPKEVSAELNDLAKRVDNIKAIYGRGIGWFTYPRMKREVLAALVEKAHQLGLKVTVHTDTAEDVRTAVELGADGIEHGSFANAIDDATLQAMAKRKVIFVPTLSVAEGMRKAGAGESLDDEPFVREVVPKEVRESLSKGGWVAMWRRGMQFSRWDERLKTNMENVRRAFRLGVPIVCGTDAGNQGTFHGPAVHRELRLLVQAGLPNVEALKAATSRCAHWLGIDAGIIAEGKSADLIAVEGDPTKDITALAKLRWVMKGGQLVVQVK
- the drrA gene encoding Daunorubicin/doxorubicin resistance ATP-binding protein DrrA, with the protein product MVAVQVNSLVKRYGQVVAVKGVSFEVAEGEVFGLLGPNGAGKTTTVECMEGLRIPDDGTIRIFGHDPLREPNTVKELMGVQLQATALPPKIRVREALELFGSFYRHRRPVSELLRWAGLDEWANRLYDTLSGGQKQRLALALALVNDPKLVILDEPTAGLDAHARRGLHELILKLKGDGKTVLLTTHYIEEAERLCDRVAILDRGELIALDTPQNLTAQSGEASRVEIVTDRPLMVDLLRRLPAVTNAGGEMNENGQSVTRLWTTDLTRTLPALLELLRQQQTTLLHLSIARPTLEDVFVRLTGHSIE